The Oryza brachyantha chromosome 7, ObraRS2, whole genome shotgun sequence genomic interval CGCCCTGGAGTGCTCCGCGCACACCTTGTGCCTCCGGTGGTACCTCCCGGCCGCGCTGAGGTCCGCGCCGCAGCCCTGCACCCGGCACCTCGGGACGTCGCCGTCCGGCACCTCTGCAGAGGGCGGCAGCACCGGCGCCCCGGGGtccccggcgccgtcgccgggcgctGCCGCGGCCACCGGCGCCACAGGCCCTCCGTTCTGCGCCTCCTCTGCAGAAGACGGGAGCACCGTCCCGCCCCCGCCGACGACGCGCATGGAAGCTAGCCGGGCGCTTGTCCTTGTAGGGATGtcccggcggtggcgcgcgaTCAGAATGCTAGGTATAGCTCGCGCCCATGAGatcgaggaggtggaggtgtgGAACGCCGAGGAGGAATGATGCTGAGACGGGGGGAGACAGAGGATAAGCTCGAAACATAATAAGAGAGTTAGGGCCTATTTGTCTATAAGTAGAATAAACTGTTAgattcctataaaaattattcagTTTGAAGGAATAaagtatatgaaaaatattttttttcttttctatacactgtggagagaaaaaatatgaaaattgttatttactcaaacttgttgaaaatttttttatggattggtatggacaTGCTTTTCTATTCCTATGGGTTAAAATCCATCCAAACCGACTCTTacttatgaaaattttttcaggtatcaaatttttgtgtaaaattttgttatctCAAGATAATCTTCTCTAGATGTACCAAGTTTTTATGTTAGAAAATGTGACATCTCATGATACCTTTTTAAGTATAGTAAAAAGCatgtaacttttatataacatgtatgtatataagCCGTTGAACATGCACGAAAATGTTTAATATGGCCAGTGAGTGCCCTACAGCTATGATGCTTGTGTCCACGCCAATTTATACACAAAAAGGtttcctcctccaccagcGCAAATCTCAAAACTCGTCCTAATGGTCAAAACATCAAAAGTTTTATCCCTATCTTTTGTCGATATATTTCTAGCATTATGATGTAATAATGAGAAAATTTTATGTGTGCCTATGATTTCaatttggtaaatttattCTACTATTGCCTTTGAGTTTTTATAGTGCATATCCTTATTCCGTTAGTTGAATAAGAGTTTACCATGTTTTTGAGTATATGTGACGTATTTGCATATATGAGGTAAGGCTATTATGAGGATGCAAATAATATGTAATGTGAGTAAGGGTGAcggtaatttttatataagttcaAACCCTTTGGTAGGTAATAGACATACTCATATTTGCCTAGAAGCTGATGTCGTCCACTATATCAAGCTCATGAGTACAAAGTATGGAATGAAAAACACTAATTCAATCTTTCACAATGTCTACGTAGACTTAACTATGATGACCAATGGGTAAATGTTGTCAACTTCCTTCAATGTCAACTCAATGAGATTATACGTGAAACTTGTATTATCTATCCGTTATGTTATCGTGGTTTTTATTGAGTTGTCCTTCTCCTAGGACACATTTTATTATACCTTCGAATGCATCATTGTCCAAATATAACTAGAAATGCAAATTAGAATACAGATCTTAGCAGTCATGTACTTTCCATGTTTAGAACTCTATCTTTAATTACTTTGTAGCCATGGACTCCTCCTTTGTTATCTCCGCACTATATCTCTATTTCAGGGCTTATTTATACACAAGACATAGCATATGATACTCTGCTGAGATATATGTATGTCTATGGGGTATCCCCCATTTAGTGCATTGGGCGTACTATTATCTAATATCGAATACGCTTCCCACTTAATTAGGCATGACTTTGAGTCACAACaataattactaatttgtaTTGCATATAGAGTACATCCCAAATATAGTTTCACCTATCACTccataaatctaaattttgaaataaataaatactaaaattttgccaCCTCTTAAGTCAACCTCGCTAGATCCACGCTAAGCACAACATCGATCCCCATGCCCCTCCTACACCTGCATACTAGTGGAGGACAAACATCGAAGACACCAGCACAGATTTGAACAAGATGACCTATAGAGGCTAGAGAAGTGCTAGAAATTATTTCCCTTGAGAGAATGGTTtacataataaaatttgtttaggAAGCTAATAACTTATTCCGCAACAATTCTTGTTGTCTCTAAGAAAACAGTAAAGCAactcaaaacttttaaatttcattTAACTAAGTTGTATGTATAATGTATATGACACCATGTTCCCACATGTTTCATGTTACTTCTCCGATTGTAGATGCAAGTTTCTGTAAGGGTATAAATCACAAGAAATCCACTAACAGCCCCAAGCTTTAGCATCTCTTTCAGCTCATTATGTCCATTGGACATGCATTGTTCTCACTGGCCCATACGTAAAGTAGAATAATATTAGGGATTATATGGTCGGCAGCAAAGGGTTGGAATAAGTTCTTCCTAGACAATTCACCTATGTGTTCTACAGTAGCTCAGATATTCCAATCAATCATACACAAAGCCACACTTTGTGCATGATCATGATCTTGGTTTGATATTTCGACATACAAAAGAAGCTAATTTATCATCATCAATTTGTTTAATCTTCACCAACCCAGTAGATCATGTATATGTATGGTTTTATGTTTGTTTGAGAATTATCCATCATTTTCTCtaggatatatatatgaaaaattcatGTTGAAATTcatgatataatttattttaaaattcatttcCATGCATATGTATCAAATTAGTTAGTACACTCATCTATGTAATTAAGTTTGAAAGCATCTAGGCTCCCATTTGTTGTgggttttggtgattaatgaaaATATAACTGTTGGACTAATCATTTGCTCTAAGTGATTGAAAGGATTAAGGttttgatgatattttgtCAAGCTTATTACGGTTCAAATACGTATTGGTGAAAACATGGATTTGCAAGGAGCCTCGGTATGTCCCATGCATTGAAGAAGTTGAGTTTCCGTTTCATTTCAAAGACCAAAAGAAAGGGTTTGTTTTAGTTTCGAGTTTAAGAGTTCAAGTATGGTGCACTCTAGGTCTCTAGTCTCTCTAAATAATCCTCATTGTGTTTAGAGCAAAAGTCTGAGGTTTTTCTATCCTTCTTTACTCTAAAACAAGTAAAAATCGGATAGTCTAGAGCAACCCAACCCAACACTATTTGGCTATCAATCATGACAAGCCCTGACAGTCTGGAATGACTTTAGACTGTCCGAATTAACTAGATTTCAATGATCATGTGTTGATCAAAAGTGTTGAGTCAGACAACCCGATGTTGATCAGATTGTCCAGTTAGTTCAAAATTCATGCAAGTCATGTGTTGACAATCcaagaaatttgaaatgatCGCATTGTATGATCTAATCTAAGGTCTATCTAAGCCAACTATGATGAAGTATAGAAGGATTGTCTACTGTCTAGCCTAGTGTTGAATAGTCCAACCAATACTTGACCTGGACAAAGCTTGGAGGTGGTCAGTCTTGCTACATTCAGACTACATGTAATGGTTATTCCTATTAAAGTCGGATTATCCACCTCTTTTAGTTATAACGGCTAATGGGTCACTGACCATTGTAAAAGTATAATAAGTTAGAATGTCTGACTCATTTTCGGACTGTCTAATTCTCTTCATTTCAGGTTGTTTCCCACTATCACAAATAGCTAGTTGGTTTAGGTTTTCCTATATATACTTGATCTCTTGGACTTCTTGGTATCTTTTGGAACCCTTTCTAAATATTATGATCTTGTGCAAGTCCAAGAGTCCATTTTGAGATAATACTCCCCATTCATCTCGAGCTAAAAGCATCTCTTCACCAGTCATTTATTATAGGGAcctacataaaaatattaactatAGAGAGAGTATAATTTAGCTAGTATCTTATAGTGCATTAGAAATATGATTAGTCAATTTTACTAGCTAGCCATAAGATCATTTGGatagtctcttggagatgctcttaaagCTTGTTTTTGAGTCTTTAGTAGCCTAGTGTGCATCCACCAAGAGTCTTGTGCTTAGTTCTTCAAGCGAAGAGCATCTTTTGTTGCTCCTGGCATCGCAGCATGCCTAGATAGTTTTGGAGATGATTGTGGTGATCTCGTGGAGCATTGAGGATAGCATATTTGGACTTTGTGACCAAAGAAGAGAGCAACACTCTTACACTCTTGTATAGAGTATTTCAAAGAGGACCATTGGAGAATACCGATCTCTGGTATCTCATGAAAAACTTGCTATGtgttttctttcttgattTTCCTCGCACTTATTCTGCTTCTGCTTAGTTGTTTCATTCTTCTCTAGTTTAGTAGAATTGACCTAAGTCCTTAGACTAGTTTAAAgtatttaattagtttaattattgACCTAACTTCTTAGAAATCATATTCACCCCCTCTACAATTTCTTTGATCAAAAAAACTTAATCACGACTAAGACATGAATCGCCATGCATGCTGCAGTTGCAACTAGTCAGTCATCTCGATGGATATCTCAATCAACCTCTCAACGTCCAAGTTTTTTCAAGGAACGTCCAATTCATTTTCGCATGACCTTCAATGATTACATAGAAATTGCTGCTCAATTTTCATGGACCTGTAATAGAAAAACCACATGATTTTCAGAAAAGGTGAAAGCTACTCGACCGATCGATATGGCTCAGGTGTAATTATACGAAACAATCAGTCTTGATCAGAATTAGAAAAAGGGTAGTCTCTCCGCCTTAAAATAGAATAGAACTCGTAAATAATTAGAAGTATCTTATGTTTGTCGAGATTGATGGTAAATATAGGTTAGGTTATTTTCCAAGTTAgaaatgaaagataaaagattgtgtggtttttaatatatgtaatagtgtaaataataaaattaactattacaaagttaaaattttattttaaaatataagatgatgaacttatataaaaatattttacagatAGTAGTTCGAAAAGCTTATGcgcaaaagataaaaaaatccgagcacaataaaagaaaaataatgtagTCATAATGTAatggttttatattttaagacattgacaataaaaaatacgCATAACTcatgattaataaattaagGTAAACATCCTCCCATGTACGTGTGCCCCAATGGACCGAGGTCACCGAGCAGCAAAAACCGCCAGTCCAGTGCACCAGATAACGAACGACGACCGCGACGGGTATAGCAGATGAAATACTACTAAAAACTACAGTTTTTTGGGCAGACAACAGTATACTTCATTAGTGCTACCTACGTACAGGGCTGTATTTTATACAAGCGTAGCGTAGCAGTATACGTACCTAAGTGAGTGCATGGACCAGCAGGTGGGGCCGCGTGGCGGCGACAGGGCAGGGCACCTTGGAGGCGAGCCATTGGTCTAAGGCGGTGTTTagatggagaaaatttttggaagaagtgttacgtcaaatgtttgatcggatgtcggaaggggttttcggacatgaatgaaaaaacaaatttcacggctagcctagaaaccgcgagacgaatcttttgagcctaattaccccatcattagcacatgttggttactatagcacttatggctaatcatgagctaattaggctcaaaatattcgtctcaagatttttttcataactgtgcaattagttttttgattcatctatgtttaatgctttatttaaatgtcatGAATTCGAtaggatgtttttgaaaaaaattttagaaactaaacaaggtctAAAGATAAAAGCGAGCAAAAGTGAGAGATCGCTGTAGCTGTAGCCTGTACTAGGCCTGTGGCATCAGCATTCAGCCAGCAGCAGAGGGCAGAGAAGTGGCCAACGAGGCCACGAGAGCTTGCTGGCTGTGTACTGTACGTTGGTGGGGTAGTTTGGGGGTGCGGTTGCGCGTGATCCGAGGCAGGCCGGCGTGTCAGTCACTTCTCGACTATTTGGCTCTTCTCACCAAAACATAATTTGGCTATTTGGCTCTTCTCAACTATTTGGCTCTTGTCGTTACTTTTTTCCACGGGCAAGCTAAACTTTGGATTACAACCTAATCACCAATCATAATTTGGCATGCGCAAATAATTTGGTATGCGCAAGagcgggaggaagaagaggaggctggaaaaagaagaaagttaATCAGTCCCCTTAGCCTTTAAATCCTAAATCACCACTCATTCCATGAGATCATAGTAAGCTACACATCTCTCGACCCACCGTGAATTTGGGATCTCAGTTGGACCTAAGAAAGATGTTCACACATGGTCGTTACATCTCACATGAACCGTGGTTTCTTACCTAAGACACGCTCAAGACAACAGAGTTTTAGTCCCTACAGTTGCATCAGCTCTGATAAGTTGTGGCCATTAGCCACGTCACTGGTTAGATATAGCCTTAATGGTTTTATCCCATGTGGAGCtatctttttcatgaaatCACTCACTTTGTGTAGCTTGTATTGTAAAATACCCTTGCTCTATGTATCGGTGTCTTTATGTGATGAGCCAATGAGTAATGACTCCCTCTTTCTTGGTTTAGTCCTCAGTGAGTGATGACAGTGGTCGGTTTGTCGACCTGCATCCcatctgcttatgcttataagggcattcccaacccaatgactaggatgatatccatagcattaaataagttgtcacctaaaatgaaagatgatgtggcaagtaaataaatgaggaaagagaatgaaatcatgtcttgcatgagacatgatttctacacaacatccaagatatcatgtgagataagtagcattaaatttaagtgtgaaATAGTAGTGCTTGCAATAGAaaagtagtgtctagtactagttttttgatgatgtggagttTATGAAAACTACATCTAGTattatgggttgggaatgtGCTAAgccaacatttaaatttttaaacttaaatttggagtgaattttgtgattttttattatagtttattatttaatctttaattttagatcgtaagaacacatatataaaagttaacaaattactttttttacaaatatctatttgtttttttccctagGAAGATAATCAATGACTCCCTCCGCGTGGCAACAAGGTCTCTAGTTAAGATGGTAGCCACGGGATGAGGTGAATGTGGCAGTTTGCAGTTCTTTTCTCTTGGCGCATACAATCTTGCTGGTGCAGCCAAGAACTTAGGCAACAACTCCTCAACAGAAaggaatttttcatttttctcgaAATCATTAGGCAACTACTCATACTTAACTGTTCCCTCTTCTAATCCTCGTCAAATTCAACTCTAAAGCCCTCAACCCCCCCACCCctccccccaccaccacccaaaaaaaatactagctCTAGGagtgcaaaacaaaaataaaggcaTGCTCAATTTCGCCTAGAGTAGTATAACATCcctcctaaaatataaatatttctagtttatttgTCATAAACTAAGAAGACAGCAAAACACTTTAGTGGTcgatttttgaatttaaattgattagattctctTGCTAAGTTTCTAATTCGCTGTAGAAtcattaaattattaaaatcaCGAGAATCAGTACAGAAATACATACTGtgacacaaaatttaaaattaaaaacacatgaaacATTTTATGAAAGTAACATACTAGTGGAGGATATGTGCGTGGCGTGGCACCACAGCAGCCACATGCACCAGCTACGACTGCGATGAGGCGGAGGACAAAGGCAAAGGCAAGAGGAGACAGTGAGACACTTCTGACCCTGGTTAAAAGTCGGCCAGCCAACCTAAAGCCATGCAAGATGTCACGGGGAGGGCAGCCGGCCAGGCCCGTACTAGGAATCTACATGAGTTGCATTGCACACACATGGCCCCACGTTCGTACGTACGCGCAGACACACAGAGCAGCAGCTACAGCTAGTGCCCGTGCCCCCACTTCACCACTGCCCGATGATGACTCGAACCCAGAGCCCCTCTGCCCCCGGATTCGGATCCTCTGTAGTGCCTTTCTCACCCAATGACAAAGTCACCAACACTCCCAATCCCTGCCCTCCTGCTTTTATCAGTCAAAGGAGGTGATATTTgaaaatgcatatttataaacaaaatgtaaattgtgaataaaacttctatatatgtattattagtgATTTAAAGTCTAAGGTTAAAGGTAAACTTCGGCAAAAAAAAACCgtaaaataactctaaattaaaatttaaattaaaattttaaattttagtttataaatataagtataagcgaaaaaaatatggtacaatCACCGTACAGTCGTACCAGACAGACTGGACGGCAACCTCTCTACtcatctctcctttttttttctgctctCCTCGATCTCTTTTCCAAGCTGATACGACGGAGCAAATCGCTGCCAATCTGCTCTCGCATCAAGAATCCTGCCACGACGATTCACCCCCACGTTCAGTCGTTCACACTTCACCGTGTCAGCTGAAAGAGGCaaaaggagggagtaacatGTCCTCGACACAATCAGAGCACGTCACAACACTACCAGAGGTTATGCCCATTTAGaacaaatgaatttcacaTGACAATAATTGAAAGAACAGGAGAAATTACCCGTGTTAAATACCCTTGATAGGAGGTGTCCGTGGTCGGTAACTGGATGAAAATGTGGGAGCGAAATCTCGATGGTTGGTGATTTGGACATAGAAGTAGTGAAGTACATACTAGCTTTATTGATAATGGATTGCTTGTTCCTCAAAGGCTACACTGTACCGTGTATACACAATATCCTCGACCCAACATGGTCTTGTGTTCAACAAGACGAAAACACCACTTATTCAGGCATTACCTCTCACTTTCTAATGATCATAATGTACTTACTCTACTCGTGTGCATAAGAAATATTGAGTTTATAACACCATCCATACACAGGAAACTGAGATACTAACAGATAATGAGTCCTGGATAGAGCAGAATGTGGGTATTACTCGGTATGAAACCTGGATCATTCATTCTTCTTCTCAAACTTCGCCCTATCAGCCCCACTGTATGGAGCAACATGATAAGCGTATTGCTGGAGAACAGAGAAGAAAACCATTTCGATTATCACCAAAACATTCTGGATTGCCTCCTGGATGTGCTCCACGTCCAACCAAAAATGGTGGGACTGAATGATCCCTACAGCAGCTAAAACCTCTAAAGCAAAGCCCTGCAGAAAAACAACGGAATTCAGAAACTAACCACCAATAAAAAGAAGTGTTGAACAGAATAGACAACTATTAAGACTAACTCATTTGTTTCATATGACAAACGAGGAAGACATGCAGCAATGTTGCTTGACGTGCCAATACTATGGTGTATTCTTTAGAAAGTGTCCACTGGGAATGTCTATTCAGGCAGTatgatataactttttttgcCTTAAAGGTGAAATGCTCAGTATGACTTAAACTTGTTTTACAACTTACTCCAGcattgtttttaaactaaatggTAACAAGGTATACAGATATTTAGTTGTGAACCTATTCATGATGGAAATCAACAAATCTGACATTTAAATACCAGTTCAGGAAAACTAAAGTTGCAGAACATTCTGAATTCATTAGAAAGTACAcgtacaaaaataaaacagctGTCTGTCTCAAATACCTAATTACATCCAAAGAATAAATGTGATGAAGCTTCATGACTCATGATAAGTCACCACAGCACCCAGAAGTAACAGGTCTAAACTATTTGCAAAGTCTACATTGACATTGTTCAATCAAACGTTCAGATGTATAGATCAAGGTAAATACTGTTGCAAAGATGCACTAGAGCATTCAAACCCAAGAAAGAAGTAAAGAAGTAACCTACTGGTCCATAAAGTactaaaagaaaaggctaTTAAATGGCTTTCATTCAGGAAAAGTAGATGATTTACCTGccagaaagagaaaaagacaATCCCTTTGATGCATAGGAACTTTGCAAGAGGCTTGTGAGGTGCCAGCTCTTTTGCAAACAAGTGGTAGAAAATAACCAATGCATATAAAGCCATGGAGACTGAAAAGTTCAGTATGATTGTGAATGTCCAGCTGACCCAACTGGGGTACAGCCCAAGAAGCTGAAGAGTAATCATTAGAATGGAGCATACAGGCCTAACAACAACAAATTGCCAGGTCCAGTACTTCAGAAGCTTCAGTGTTTTATGCTCCAATCGAACATTGCGGGGCTGCCCTAGCACAACGTCACAAACATATCAGTTCCTTTCAGAACAGATAGAAGTGAAGCGagtattaaaaaaaggaacacTCTAAATTCTAACTATAAACTGAAGTTCTTAAAGCTTTGAGACTGACTCTGCAAATTCTAGGTACAAGACAGAAATGCAGAAGGGTGATGCACATTCTTAAGAAAACATCGGCTTTGGGTGCATGCATACAGGACAATTTGGTATGAGAAAGATTATAAACTGCTGTTAatattatatcaaaattaaacATGACTCAGGGTAACTTggtttaattaatccatattcCAGACAACGCTATATAAAGATGTAACAGTAAAATTCATGGCAAGTCCTTAAAGTTGTAGCGAGGCGAGGTGTCACGTAGGTCGATGATCTTGCAAATTGCACGTTGAGATCCAAAATCATGTTTTAATGCATCACATCAGCAGTCCAAAGCTCGTTTGACTCGGCTCGGGCGTCGATGTGGCATGGCACGTGGGCAGGACTATTgcatccccccccccctccgaATGTTGTCATTTAGACCCTCCCCCCACTCCCACAGTGCACAGTCCCCCAAATCCCCACCGTTGCTGCTAGGGTTTCGTCACTGCGAGCTTCATCTAGGAGCGATTCACGGGGAGCGACGAAATTTCgcgaggagcaggaggagggtGTCGACTTCGTCAGCAGGTGCTTGGCTAATGCGAGTTGCTTGTCGTCATCCTTTGTCCGGAGGAGAAGACCGGATTTACCTCTAATTCAATGCCCTTGCtgcaagaagaagaggatTGTGGAGCTCACAGTGATGACGATTGCTAATCAGGGACAAATCTTCTACACTTGCCTGACCACGAGGTAATCTGGATTTGAGTTCATTTAGTGTAGGTTTTGGGAGTTGACAGTGCATGATATCTTTTACATACTTGAACTTCTGTAGAAGGATCAATCTGGGTGTAATTTCTGGTATTGGGAAGAGGGGTACATCAAGTATCTGAAGAGGCTTGGTTTAATTCCTGAGGAGGATTTGGTGGTAGTCTAGTCTCTACAGATTTGAAGCCGCCTGTTGAAACACAAGAGCCAAGaggatgaactgaagaagataCT includes:
- the LOC107304593 gene encoding squamosa promoter-binding-like protein 13, whose protein sequence is MRVVGGGGTVLPSSAEEAQNGGPVAPVAAAAPGDGAGDPGAPVLPPSAEVPDGDVPRCRVQGCGADLSAAGRYHRRHKVCAEHSRAATVLVDGLSQRFCQQCSRFHVLSEFDDSMPSCRRRLQRA
- the LOC102719599 gene encoding transmembrane protein 184 homolog DDB_G0279555-like codes for the protein MSMSLFPGMDLTKMDAPTLTLLGAACCVMLSMHFTVQLVSQHLFYWKNPKEQKAILIIVIMAPLYAINSFVGLLDIKGSKTFFTFLDAVKECYEALAIAKFMALMYSYLNISISKNIVPDEIKGRVLHHSFPVSLFLPRNVRLEHKTLKLLKYWTWQFVVVRPVCSILMITLQLLGLYPSWVSWTFTIILNFSVSMALYALVIFYHLFAKELAPHKPLAKFLCIKGIVFFSFWQGFALEVLAAVGIIQSHHFWLDVEHIQEAIQNVLVIIEMVFFSVLQQYAYHVAPYSGADRAKFEKKNE